The nucleotide sequence AACATCACGAAGATCAGCCGCTTTCTGACCTAATTGGCGATAAACTTGAGCTAGTGCCGTTGCACCTAATGCATTATGACCATTGCCCAAATCAATTAAATACAAGCGGTTTCCAGCTTGTGTTGATAATTCAGGCGTCACTGTTTTACGCACATCTTCAACACGAGAGAATGCTGTAATAACTAAAGATAGTGGAGAAGTAACCTCTTTGGTTTTCCCATCTTTATCTTGCCAGCGCGTCTTCATTGACATCGAATCTTTGCCCACAGGAATAGTAATACCTAGCTTTGGACATAACTCTTCACCAATGGCTTTCACTGCGTCATATAAACCTGCATCTTCACCCGGATGACCTGCTGCTGACATCCAGTTAGCCGAAAGCTTAATGCGATTAAGCGCTTCTACATCACAACCCGCCATATTTGTTAGTGCTTCACCGACAGCCATACGTGCAGAGGCAGCAAAATCTAACAGTGCGATAGGTGCTCGTTCACCAATAGACATAGCTTCGCCATAATAGCTATCTAATGTTGCTGTGGTAACAGCACAATTGGCAACCGGAATTTGCCAAGGCCCGACCATTTGATCACGCGCAACCATTCCTGTTACGGTACGGTCACCAATGGTAATTAAGAAGGTTTTTTCAGCAACGGCTGGTAAATGAAGAACACGATAGACGGCATCTTTTAAATCGATATCTTTACGGGAGAGATACTCACCTTCTGTTTTAAGTGATTTTACATCACGCAACATTTTAGGTGCTTTACCTAATAATATGTCTAATGGCATATCAATCGGCTTATTATCAAAGTGTGTATCATTGAGCACTAATTCACGCTCTTGCGTTGCTTCACCAATCACAGTATAAGGTGCTCTTTCACGCTGACATAACGCATCAAAAAGAGGCATTTTTTCAGGCGATACCGCTAATACATAACGCTCTTGAGATTCATTACACCAGATCTCAAGTGGGCTCATACCCGGTTCATCATTAAGAACATCACGTAATTCAAAACGACCACCACGACCGCCATCATTAACTAATTCAGGCATTGCATTAGAAAGACCACCAGCACCAACGTCATGAATAAATAAGATCGGGTTATCGTCACCTAATTGCCAGCAACGGTCGATAACTTCTTGGCAACGGCGTTCCATTTCTGGGTTATCACGCTGAACAGAGGCGAAATCTAAATCAGCATCTGATTGACCTGATGTCATAGAAGAAGCGGCACCACCACCAAGACCGATGTTCATAGAGGGTCCACCAAGTACAATTAACTTAGCACCAACTGTGATTTCGCCTTTTTGTACGTGATCTTCACGAATATTACCAATACCCCCTGCTAACATGATGGGTTTATGGTAGCCGCGAATTTCAACACCATTGTGGCTATTTACTTGTTCTTCATAGGTTCTGAAATAACCTAATAATGCCGGACGACCGAATTCATTATTAAATGCCGCACCACCTAGTGGACCTTCAGTCATAATGTCTAATGCATTAACAATACGCTCTGGTTTGCCAAAATCTTCTTCCCAAGGCTGTTCAAATCCCGGAATACGTAAGTTAGAAACCGAAAATCCAACTAGACCAGCTTTAGGTTTTGCACCGCGTCCCGTTGCGCCTTCATCTCGAATTTCACCGCCTGAACCCGTTGCAGCCCCCGGCCATGGTGAAATTGCTGTTGGGTGGTTATGTGTTTCTACTTTCATCAAGATATGTACAGGCTCTTGATGATAGTGATAATGCCCTTTTTCTGTATCAGGATAAAAACGCCCCGCCACAGAGCCTTCCATTACTGCCGCATTATCTTTATAAGCTGACATGACATAATCAGGCGTTTGCTCAAACGTATTTTTAATCATTTTAAATAATGATTTATCTTGAGCTTTACCATCAATTATCCAATCAGCATTAAATATTTTGTGGCGACAGTGTTCAGAGTTAGCTTGTGCAAACATATAAAGCTCAACATCTGTTGGATTACGCTGTAAGCGGTTAAAAGCATCGACTAAGTAATCAACTTCATCGTCTGCCAGCGCTAATCCCATTTCGATATTCGCTTTTATTAGTGCATCTTTGCCTTTTGCAAGCACATCAATCGTTTTTAGTGGTGCTGGCGTTTGCTCGGCAAAAAGTGCATTTACATCTTGATAATTTAAGAAGATGGTTTCCATCATTCGATCATGAATAAAACCATAAAGCTGTTGCCACTGATTGTCTGTCATCGTACCGCACTCAATAAAGTAGGCGATACCACGTTCAATTCGGACAACCTTGGCTAAACCACAGTTATGTGCAATATCTGTCGCTTTAGAAGACCAAGGTGAAATTGTTCCCGGGCGAGGTGTAACAACTCGCATTTCCCCAACAGGCTCATGTTCTGTTAATGAAGGTCCATAATGCAGTAGTTGACGTAATTTAGTTTGATCATCTTCAGATAACTGCCCTTCCACTTTCGCGAAATGGACAAATTCCGCGTATATACCTTGTACAGGAAGATCATTTTCCTGACATAGAGTGAGTAATTTATTAATACGAAACGCGGATAAAGCGGGGGAGCCACGCAGGATTTCCATAGTATTGAGTTCTCTCTTTTAGCAGCTAACCTGACCAATCATTCAGGGGAAACGCGCCTAGTATAATAGAATAACCGCTCAGACGAAACCGTTTGCGTGAACAAAATAACGGCATTTAACTTAGAGTGTTTTAATGATTAATTGGTGTAATCAAGTTGCGTCTTGCCAATATGTTAAGCAAAATGCTCGATTACTGGAAATTTATCCATGTTAAAATGACGATTTTACACACAACAATAAACAACGTTAACGAGAACCAACCTATTGAATAATATAAGGATAAACTATTTCGTTATCGTTATCATAGCGCTCTTTTCAGCGGCTATTATCGCGTTGAATATTACATGGCCAGATAGGCAAAAAGCGCAGATAAATAAGATTTTATCTCGTGGTGAGTTAAGAATTAGTACGATACCTTCACCATTGATAACGATGAACGATAAAAAGGACCCCGTAGGTTTCGATTATGAATTAGTGAAACGCTTTGCAGATTACCTAGGCGTGAAACTTGTCGTTAATATGCGGACAAATATCAACCAAATGTTTGATGATCTGGAGAATAATAAAGCTGACTTTATCGCCGCCGGATTACTTTATAATAAAGAGAGATTAGATACGACACGCAGTGGCCCTGCTTATTTTTCAGTTTCTCAACAGCTTATTTACCGTAAAGGGACATTAAGACCACGTAGTTTTGATTCGTTAGATGGGCGACTTGTTGTCACTGCTGGCTCAGCTCATGCAAGTTTATTGCGAACATTAAAAGAGACGCAATACCCCGAGCTTGAATGGGAAGAATCAGATAATCAGACGACCTCGCAACTGCTAGAAGCATTATCAGAAGGTAAAATAACCTATGTTCTAGCAGATTCCATCAGTGTTGCAGTACAACAACGCATTCATCCTAATGTTGCCGTAGGGTTTGAAGTCACTGAAAGCCGTCCACTAACGTGGTATTTGCCTGATGGTGAAGATAATAGCTTATATGCAGCGATGCTCGATTACTTTAATCAATTATCTCAAGAAGATGTGTTAGCAAGACTAGAAGAAAAATATTTTGGCCATGTAGGTACATTTGATTACTTCGATACTATCTCTTTTATTACAGCGATAGATTCTATTTTGCCAAACTATCAGCCTCTTTTTGAAAAGTATGCAGATACTTTCGATTGGCGGTTATTGGCAGCTATGGCATGGCAAGAATCACATTGGGATCCTCATGCTACATCACCAACTGGAGTTAGAGGATTGATGATGTTAACTCGCCCTACTGCATCAAGTATGGGCGTTACTGACAGGCTTGATCCCGAAGAGAGTGTTCGAGGAGGAGCACAATATCTTAAACATCTCCTTTCGCGCTTGCCGGATTCTATTCCAGAAGATGAAAAAATTTGGTTTGCATTGGCAGCATATAATATGGGATTTGGTCATATGCTTGATGCCAGAAGGCTTACGGAGCAACAAAATGCCGATCCTGATAGTTGGCTAGATGTAAAATCAAGATTACCTCTACTTAGCCAAAAGAAATATTATGCAGACCTCCCTTATGGCTATGCCAGAGGCCATGAGGCTTATCGCTATGTTGAAAACATTCGACGATATCAACTTAGCCTTGTCGGTTACCTTCAAGCCAAAGAGAGCAAAAATAAAATATTATCTAAAGATAAAGAGAATGATAACGATGAAGAGCAAGAAAGCTCATCATTATCATTGACTCAAGATATGGCTTATCAATAATTTTTGTACTTAAAAACAGCCTATTAAACAACATAGCCTCTTTTATAGAGGCTTATTTATTTCATTTCTACTATTCAAAAATCACTCCAACCATTAAAACAATCCCTAAATTAATATTTTCTTAATATTAAAAATTGTTACATTTTGTCATGCTATTTTTTACCCAAAATAGGGAAAATTCATGTGTTAAAAAATGTAACACTCATTAGCCAAAACACTCACCTAATGAGTAAATTGTATTTAAAATGATCCAATTAGTCATTTTAGGACTATCAGAATAAGTGAAATATAAGAAAAAATTAACTTAAATACGTAGGAATTATCTCATACGTTATTATTCATTTTATGATTATTATTTTGGGAGAAACTTTTTTCACGATAAAAATTAACCTAAACGCGTCATTATTAACATCTAACTTATTGAATTATATATATTGCGATAATCTATAATTGATTTTATTAATTTTTCTAACCTAATGTTAATAACATTACTTTTTGTAAAGTTAAAATAATGTTAATTGCATTGTCTATTAAATTTATCTGCCTGATAAACTTTTTCACCCATAAATTGAGTAATAAAAAGAATAAACCTACATAAAACTCTATTAATATGGAATAGGCAAGATTAAATATGAAAATTGAGTAAATCAACAAAATGTTATATCAAATAGAATGCCTTTGTTGATATCATATAAACCAGTCATTATTCGAAACAACTCGAAATATAATGCAAATCAATTTTTATATTCCGACACTAATATTATTTTTCTATAAATAATAATACGCACGATCTTCAAGGGATTATCTATAATGAAACTGAGTAAAATTGCTTTAGCTGCTGCTTTAGTATTTGGTATTAATTCTGTTGCAACTGCTGAAACTTCTGCACCAAAAGTTGGCGCAACTAAAGGCGAAATTCAATTAAAAGGTGAAATTGTTAATTCAGCTTGTGGATTAGCAGCTTCTTCAAGTCCTGTTATTGTTGATTTCAGTGAAATCCCAACTTCTGCATTAGCAAATATGCAGAAAGCAGGTAACGTTAAAAAAGATATCGAATTACAAGACTGTGATACTACCGTAGCAAAAACAGCTACTGTTAGCTATACACCAAGTGTTGTTAATGCAACAAATAAAGACTTAGCATCTTTCGTATCTGGCTCAGCTTCTGGTGCAGGTATCGGCTTAATGGATGCTGGCAGCAAATCAGTAAAATGGAACACAGCAACAACACCAGTACAATTAGTTAATGGTGTTTCTAAGATCCCATTCGTTGCTTACGTTCAAGCTGAATCAGCAGACGCAACTGTAACTCCAGGTGAATTCCAAGCCGTTATCAACTTCCAAGTTGATTATCAGTAATCGTTTTATTTATTTAAATTAATTAAATAATAAATTAATTACTGCATTAACGCAGGGGACTTCCTCTGCGTTAAATTTGATAAAACACTTCAATTTAATAAGAATAAAATAAAAAGTAATAAAATAAATATTCATTATTTAATTACTTTTTATTTTATTAATAATTAGGCGTTTATTCATGTTAATTTCTTTTTTTCACAGCACAATATGGAAAAACATTTGTGCCATTTTGCTATTGTGCTTAGCGTTTTTCGCTCAAGCCGAGCCTGATGATTCTGTGGAATTTAACATTCATATGCTAGATGCCGAAGACAGAGATAATGTCGATTTATCTCGTTTTGCAACCTCTAATTACATTATTCCGGGTATGTACTACTTAGATATCCGTATAAATGGTCGTGACTTCCCTCGCCAAAACATTAATTATGTTGAAGTGAAACCCAATTACTCCATCGCTTGTATTGATCCTACTCTTCTAAAAAAGTTAACAGTTAACGAAGAAAATCAAAAATTTATCGAAGAAATCTCACCAGATTGTTTCAATATTAGTCAATTACCAGGTATCTCTATCAAAAATGATGGCGGTATTCTCGATATTGTTATGCCTCGCTCACTAATGAAATATGAAGATGCGGATTGGACACCACCTGAATTGTGGGACCCAGGTGTATCTGGGTTATTAGTTGACTATACCTTAACAGGTACATCAACTCGCCCAAATCAAGGCAATAACAACAACTCATTAACAGGATATGGGCAAGCTGGAATTAACCTTGGTGAATGGCGACTACGTGCTGAATATCAAGGAAACTACTCATCTGAATATTCATCAAATAATAGCTTTGATTGGAATCAGATATACGCCTATAAACCATTACCTAACCTAGCTGCAAAATTAACGCTTGGTGAAACTTATTTAAACTCTCAAGTTTTTGATAGTTTTCGTTTTACAGGTGCCAATATACAAAGTGATGAAAGAATGTTACCCCCTTCTTTGCAAGGTTATGCACCTGAAATTCATGGCATCGCAAACACTAATGCCAAAGTGACTGTAACGCAAAACGGTCGCTTAATTTATGAAACTACGGTACCTGCGGGCCCTTTTGCTATTAAACATTTACAAGATACAGTACAAGGCCAATTAAATGTCAGAGTCGAAGAGCAAAACGGTAAAGTAAGCGAATTCCAAGTACAAACAGCCAATCTACCTTATATGACTCGCCCAGGCTCAGTGCGTTATAACACATCAATGGGTCAGTCATCGCTCAACAACCATAAAATGCAAGGCCCTGTTTTTTATCAAGGCGATTTTTCATGGGGTATGAACAACACATGGTCGCTGTATGGTGGGGTTTTGTTGACGGCTAAAGATTACAATGCGTGGTCATTAGGTTTAGGTCACGATATGGGGCGTTTAGGTACGCTTTCAGGTGATATTACTCAGTCTTATAGCAAAACTTATGATAATGAAAATATCAATGGGATGTCATTCAAACTGAACTACGCTAAAACCTTTGATGAGTACCATAGTACGATTACTTTTGCGGGTTATCGCTTTTCAGAGAAAACATTCCGATCTTTCTCTCAATATATGGATGAGCGTTACAACGATATTAATAACAATGGTTATGAAAAAGAGATGTATACCATTACAGGTAACAAAACTTTTTGGGCTGATGATATTGAAAAATCGACAACACTTTATCTCTCTTATCGACACCAAAACTATTGGGATAAAAAGACACAAGAACAGTATGGTGTTACGGTAAGCCTTAATTTTTCTATTATGGGTATAGAGCAGATTAATACTAACTTATCTGCCTTCCGTACTCAGCATAAAGGTAATACTGATGACAGTATTTCTTTTAATATTTCAGTTCCATTAGGAAGTGGTAAAAGCATTGGTTATAGCTTGCAAGACAGTAACGGAAAAGTGAACCAAATGGCCTCTTATTCTGATAATAGCAATTATAATAATCTATGGCGTGTCCGTGCAGGTTTAAGCTCAGACAATAAAGCCAATACTGATGGTTATTATCAACACCGTTCGCAATATGCAGAAATTAACGCCAATGCGAGCTATCAACAAGATAATTATGTTGCACTAGGTGCAACAGTTAAAGGCGGATTTACTGCAACACGCCACGGCGCTGCATTACATAGCAGTAGCATGACATCAAGTACTGCTCGCATGATGGTTGATACTGATGGCGTTGCAGGCGTACCATTTAATAATCAAAGCACAACGACAAACCTATTCGGTATTGGGGTATTAACTGACTTAACTAGTTATAACAATGTTGATGCTCGTATTGATGTTGATAAAATGGATTCAGATATTGAAACACACAAAGCCATTACTTCTGCCACATTAACTGAAGGCGCAATTGGCTACTATAAATTCCCTGTTCGCCAAGGTGAGCGCCTAATGGCTATCTTACAAACAGTCGATCAAAAACACCCGCCATTTGGTGCCGAAATCACCAATAAAAACGGTGAAAATATGGGAATGGTGATGGAAGATGGTTTAGTTTATATCGCCGGTGTTAACCTTAATGAATCATTAAACGTGATCTGGGGTGGTAAATCCCAGTGTACGATTACAATCCCAGCTGCAATTAACGATCCACTAAAACATGAATTGTTATTATGTCAGGGATTTTAATGAATAAAATGAATTACTAGAGATAATTGTATGAACTCATTCAACACACTTAAAACGCTTTTTTGTGGCTCATTAATTGCACTTAGCATTGTGAGTACGACTCAAGCGGGCGTGTCATTAGATAGAACTCGCATTGTACTAATGGGCAACGAAAACTCAGCTAGCGTAAACCTAAAAAATACTAGCCCTGATATTCCTTTCTTAGCGCAATCATGGGTTGAAAATGAACACGGACAAAAAATCGCTTCTCCTTTAGTAGCATTGCCACCTTTACAGCGTCTTGATGGTGATCAAAAAGGCGTGGTTAGAATTACCAAAACAGCAGAAATTGGTCTTTTGCCACAAGATAGAGAATCACTGTTTTATTTAAATGTGCGTGAAATTCCACCAGCACCAAAACAAGCTAACGTGTTGCAAATGGCAATGCAGTCTCGCATTAAATTATTCTACCGCCCAACCACCATTATTCCTGAAAAGCCAGGCATGGTTTGGCAAGATCAATTAGTGTTTAAAAAACAAGGCAATCAATTTATTGCAGAAAATCCGACACCTTATTACATCACAATTATCGGGCTTTCTAATAAGTTGAATGGTGAGGATAGCGATAAGTTAACTACCTTCCCTGGTTTAATGGTTGCGCCTAAATCATCACTGGAAATTCCAGTTAAAACCAGCAACATAAATCAATTTTACATGATGTATGTAAATGATTACGGCGGACATCCAGAATTAAAATTTGTTTGCCAACAAAATAGCTGTAAAGCAGCACCTAAAGAACAACAACCCAAATATTAATTAACTTGACGCCGGTAGGAATAAAATGAAATTAACAACAGTAAATTTTTATTTCAATACGCTAAAATTACTTTTTACTGGCGCAATGTTATGTACTCCAGTTGTGGCATCTGCTTATATTCATGGTGAAGTTCGCACTGTTGGAGGCCCTAATATTTTTAGAGTTGCATTAAATAACGCAACATTTCCTAATAACCGACCTGGCGAAACGGCCACAGTAAACTTTTCTTTGCCTGACAGATACTTAGCAACGGTTTATTGCCCTAAAGATCCCTTAGTTCCGAATTCTCGCACTTATTATATGGCAAATTCTGACCTACGCTATTTAGGTAATAATTACTATGAACTGAATGAATATGTCGATGTTCAGATCAAGTTTTCTATTTGGGGTCCTGAATCACTTCCTACTGTTCCTTTTATTGAAAAACCGAACAATCGAAATGGGCAACAAGGTTGCCGTGTCCCTGAATCACCAAAACCCAACATGTCATCAGGAAGTAGTGGTGTATTAGTCTTTCGCTTGAAAAAACCGATTATTAATGGGGTTTCATTAACAGGACAAGCTGTAGCTCAAATGTATGCACGTGTAGGTAATGGCTTATATCAAGAATATGGCCCTGAGCCAATTTCAAAATTAGTGATTAGTTCAGGAATATTAACCACGGAAGATAGATGTACATTTAATAATGGCTCTCCAATTACCTTTGATTTTGGCAATGTCGGTAATACCTCTGACTATTTAAATGGTCAAAACTACAAGATCACGCGCAATATTCCCATCAAGTGTGAAGGTGGAAGTTTTACTAATCCTAACAGTAGAATTATGTTCAAAATTCAAACTGGGAGCTCAGGTATCGCTAGTTTTAACCCTAATTATCTTGGCACAACAGGACCTGTAGATAGAACTAATTTAGGTATTGTTTTAAGAGACAAATCAGGAGCGATTGTGCCACCTAATCAATATTTTTCTGTCGGGAAACTGAATAATTTTAAAGGAAACTGGGAAGTCACAGCAGCTCCTATTGCAAAAACAGGTAGCAAAATTACAGAAGGTGAATTTTCAGCACATGCCACATTAGTTGCGGAGTTTATGTAA is from Proteus columbae and encodes:
- the mltF gene encoding membrane-bound lytic murein transglycosylase MltF: MNNIRINYFVIVIIALFSAAIIALNITWPDRQKAQINKILSRGELRISTIPSPLITMNDKKDPVGFDYELVKRFADYLGVKLVVNMRTNINQMFDDLENNKADFIAAGLLYNKERLDTTRSGPAYFSVSQQLIYRKGTLRPRSFDSLDGRLVVTAGSAHASLLRTLKETQYPELEWEESDNQTTSQLLEALSEGKITYVLADSISVAVQQRIHPNVAVGFEVTESRPLTWYLPDGEDNSLYAAMLDYFNQLSQEDVLARLEEKYFGHVGTFDYFDTISFITAIDSILPNYQPLFEKYADTFDWRLLAAMAWQESHWDPHATSPTGVRGLMMLTRPTASSMGVTDRLDPEESVRGGAQYLKHLLSRLPDSIPEDEKIWFALAAYNMGFGHMLDARRLTEQQNADPDSWLDVKSRLPLLSQKKYYADLPYGYARGHEAYRYVENIRRYQLSLVGYLQAKESKNKILSKDKENDNDEEQESSSLSLTQDMAYQ
- a CDS encoding fimbria/pilus outer membrane usher protein; this encodes MLISFFHSTIWKNICAILLLCLAFFAQAEPDDSVEFNIHMLDAEDRDNVDLSRFATSNYIIPGMYYLDIRINGRDFPRQNINYVEVKPNYSIACIDPTLLKKLTVNEENQKFIEEISPDCFNISQLPGISIKNDGGILDIVMPRSLMKYEDADWTPPELWDPGVSGLLVDYTLTGTSTRPNQGNNNNSLTGYGQAGINLGEWRLRAEYQGNYSSEYSSNNSFDWNQIYAYKPLPNLAAKLTLGETYLNSQVFDSFRFTGANIQSDERMLPPSLQGYAPEIHGIANTNAKVTVTQNGRLIYETTVPAGPFAIKHLQDTVQGQLNVRVEEQNGKVSEFQVQTANLPYMTRPGSVRYNTSMGQSSLNNHKMQGPVFYQGDFSWGMNNTWSLYGGVLLTAKDYNAWSLGLGHDMGRLGTLSGDITQSYSKTYDNENINGMSFKLNYAKTFDEYHSTITFAGYRFSEKTFRSFSQYMDERYNDINNNGYEKEMYTITGNKTFWADDIEKSTTLYLSYRHQNYWDKKTQEQYGVTVSLNFSIMGIEQINTNLSAFRTQHKGNTDDSISFNISVPLGSGKSIGYSLQDSNGKVNQMASYSDNSNYNNLWRVRAGLSSDNKANTDGYYQHRSQYAEINANASYQQDNYVALGATVKGGFTATRHGAALHSSSMTSSTARMMVDTDGVAGVPFNNQSTTTNLFGIGVLTDLTSYNNVDARIDVDKMDSDIETHKAITSATLTEGAIGYYKFPVRQGERLMAILQTVDQKHPPFGAEITNKNGENMGMVMEDGLVYIAGVNLNESLNVIWGGKSQCTITIPAAINDPLKHELLLCQGF
- the purL gene encoding phosphoribosylformylglycinamidine synthase encodes the protein MEILRGSPALSAFRINKLLTLCQENDLPVQGIYAEFVHFAKVEGQLSEDDQTKLRQLLHYGPSLTEHEPVGEMRVVTPRPGTISPWSSKATDIAHNCGLAKVVRIERGIAYFIECGTMTDNQWQQLYGFIHDRMMETIFLNYQDVNALFAEQTPAPLKTIDVLAKGKDALIKANIEMGLALADDEVDYLVDAFNRLQRNPTDVELYMFAQANSEHCRHKIFNADWIIDGKAQDKSLFKMIKNTFEQTPDYVMSAYKDNAAVMEGSVAGRFYPDTEKGHYHYHQEPVHILMKVETHNHPTAISPWPGAATGSGGEIRDEGATGRGAKPKAGLVGFSVSNLRIPGFEQPWEEDFGKPERIVNALDIMTEGPLGGAAFNNEFGRPALLGYFRTYEEQVNSHNGVEIRGYHKPIMLAGGIGNIREDHVQKGEITVGAKLIVLGGPSMNIGLGGGAASSMTSGQSDADLDFASVQRDNPEMERRCQEVIDRCWQLGDDNPILFIHDVGAGGLSNAMPELVNDGGRGGRFELRDVLNDEPGMSPLEIWCNESQERYVLAVSPEKMPLFDALCQRERAPYTVIGEATQERELVLNDTHFDNKPIDMPLDILLGKAPKMLRDVKSLKTEGEYLSRKDIDLKDAVYRVLHLPAVAEKTFLITIGDRTVTGMVARDQMVGPWQIPVANCAVTTATLDSYYGEAMSIGERAPIALLDFAASARMAVGEALTNMAGCDVEALNRIKLSANWMSAAGHPGEDAGLYDAVKAIGEELCPKLGITIPVGKDSMSMKTRWQDKDGKTKEVTSPLSLVITAFSRVEDVRKTVTPELSTQAGNRLYLIDLGNGHNALGATALAQVYRQLGQKAADLRDVEQLKQFFNVMQQLVNEGKLLAYHDRSDGGLFVTLVEMAFTGHCGLHVDISAYDEDILAGLFNEELGGVIQIRAEHQEVVEALFAEYGLSDCLHYLGQATENDAIIIQSRETEVYNEKRSTLRLWWAETTWQMQRLRDNPECADEEHQAKQDLNDPGLNVKLTFDPNEDIAAPYIATGSRPRIAVLREQGVNSHVEMAAAFDRAGFDAIDVHMSDLHSSRRSLSDFDVLVACGGFSYGDVLGAGEGWAKSILFNSRLRDEFAQFFERQDTLSLGVCNGCQMMSTLSELIPGADLWPRFVRNRSERFEARFSLVKVTESPSLLLQGMVGSQMPIAVSHGEGFAEFRNAEQLAQLEAQNLVGLRFVDHYGNPTEQYPLNPNGSVKGITAVTTKDGRSTIMMPHPERVFRTVSNSWHPDNWGEDSPWMRLFRNARKQFD
- a CDS encoding fimbrial protein; the protein is MKLSKIALAAALVFGINSVATAETSAPKVGATKGEIQLKGEIVNSACGLAASSSPVIVDFSEIPTSALANMQKAGNVKKDIELQDCDTTVAKTATVSYTPSVVNATNKDLASFVSGSASGAGIGLMDAGSKSVKWNTATTPVQLVNGVSKIPFVAYVQAESADATVTPGEFQAVINFQVDYQ
- a CDS encoding fimbrial biogenesis chaperone is translated as MNSFNTLKTLFCGSLIALSIVSTTQAGVSLDRTRIVLMGNENSASVNLKNTSPDIPFLAQSWVENEHGQKIASPLVALPPLQRLDGDQKGVVRITKTAEIGLLPQDRESLFYLNVREIPPAPKQANVLQMAMQSRIKLFYRPTTIIPEKPGMVWQDQLVFKKQGNQFIAENPTPYYITIIGLSNKLNGEDSDKLTTFPGLMVAPKSSLEIPVKTSNINQFYMMYVNDYGGHPELKFVCQQNSCKAAPKEQQPKY
- a CDS encoding fimbrial protein, which gives rise to MKLTTVNFYFNTLKLLFTGAMLCTPVVASAYIHGEVRTVGGPNIFRVALNNATFPNNRPGETATVNFSLPDRYLATVYCPKDPLVPNSRTYYMANSDLRYLGNNYYELNEYVDVQIKFSIWGPESLPTVPFIEKPNNRNGQQGCRVPESPKPNMSSGSSGVLVFRLKKPIINGVSLTGQAVAQMYARVGNGLYQEYGPEPISKLVISSGILTTEDRCTFNNGSPITFDFGNVGNTSDYLNGQNYKITRNIPIKCEGGSFTNPNSRIMFKIQTGSSGIASFNPNYLGTTGPVDRTNLGIVLRDKSGAIVPPNQYFSVGKLNNFKGNWEVTAAPIAKTGSKITEGEFSAHATLVAEFM